In Pangasianodon hypophthalmus isolate fPanHyp1 chromosome 13, fPanHyp1.pri, whole genome shotgun sequence, the genomic window ATGTAACctgagcatgttttttttttttgtatatgcattaaatattttaaatatacatacatatatatatatatatatatatatatatatatatatatatatatatatatatatatatatatctcatcaTCTACTATGAACTATAAGCAGGTGAAATTCATTTTACTAAGCGTTAATTAAGGACTTTCACTGTGAAGCACGCTTTGCAAATACGAATGACAagtattacaaaaaataaatagataaaacaaataaatatacacataaacacgGCAATAGTCTTTCACGTAAacggattattattattattattattattctcgcGGCGGTTTGTTAATTAAAACTAGCGCGTGTCGGATCAGTGTGTAATGGGAAGCAGATGTACCTGCGCGAGCAGCTGGAGGAAATATCAAACAGGTGTCCGCGTGCATGCGCTCTGTCCGGTGTACACGTCACAGAGCCGCGAGCTCTTTACTGTCTAAACCAAAAACCTCTTAAACAAACTGTAGACcggaatataataataataataataataataataataataataataatataccgCCTACCTTACATAGCTACATTTTGGAGCTTATAGaccatttttcacttttttaaaattaataaaaatacagaatatatatttatattatacatatatatattcacataaaaagtaaaaacaaaaataagattCCTTAGAATAAGTAACGAgaaaacaaactaaataaaaaaagaacacacgcacacacacacacacacatatatatatatatatactgaataGTACATACTTAACTAAGTAAGTAAAAAGTGGGGAAAACATGAAGAGAAAAAGGTATGCTTTGTTTATTAGGATATAGTATATGACAGTGCATCTGTGTTCTGTACATAAAAACGcaaatccaaaaaaagaaaaataaataactgtatataaatatacaggCTAATCTGAGATATTCCTGAATGCGAGTGATAAATAGTGATTAATAGCATTAAGACAATAACAGTTATAAGCGAGAATGAATAGCCTCTAATGTAATGTTTGAGGGATCTCTCTTACCTGCACTTGTCGGGAATAAAAAACGGCTCGTgccttgtatttttttccctaaaggAGTGTAATTGAATTATAGCGCTCAGAGATGAGAGGAGGAATGGCTCGCAGGTGCGGAGGCGCGCGGGATTACAGAGAGAGCGAGGAAAAACGCCAATTTCGCCgccattacattacattacggGAAACCTGATCTGGCACAACACCGGGCTCGCGCGGGCCGACATGATCGCTCTGATTAAGCGCCATTACGCCGTCAGGCCGCCTCTATTAGCGTGTGTGCACAAATTGCCTTTGACGTCTCCAATCTCTGCATAAATATACAGAGCACAAGGGAGACATAATGCCTGATAAACCTGCGGGAAAATTACCAGGACATTGGTCATGTCAGATACTAACGCACAGGTCTGCACgagccttattattattattattactattattattattaacttaatATAAATCAAGTGTAGTATACTgcggcagtgtgtgtgtgtatgtgggtgtgtgtgtttgtgatgggCGGTGGGGGCTTACTTGCCTATACACGCGTGCGTTTTTTGCTAATGCCCAAAAAAGAAAATCGAccgtctgtgaatgtgtgtgtgtgtgtgtgtgtgtgagagagagggagggaacatttatttatttatttattttgttacttcgctcaaaattttaaaaaatcttcctctttttcctcttcctcttctttttttttattatttatttctttaatattcaCACACTCTAAGACGAGTTGAACACAAATGCACCATTGTCGTGCCAATAaagaatttaatataatttaaccTGATTGAAAGTGAGTGGAAgaaagaggagtgtgtgtgtgtggagtgtgtgtgtgtgtgtgtgtgtgtgtgtgaagatttCTCATGATCTCAGTGTCAATACCATTTTGAGTGGCAAAAACTGAAGCTCCATCTGCGAATCATTTCCAGACACGactgagctcacacacacacacacacacactttctctctctctctctctctctctctccctctctctctccctctctctctctctctctctctctcgctccttctctctatccctctcttaaACACACTCAATAGAGGCTTTAGGCCTCACtcgaggttttttttcccccctctcggTCATTTCTGCTCTTTTTCCCGGAATGTTTAACCATCGGGGTACTTATTTATAGGGGTTGAATTTAAAGGGGGGAAAGgcgccaggccttcactgcaccTCCACGTGCAATATAGTGTCATTTCAAGCGCGCTCACGTTTGCACAGATTTATGGTACAACAGACAAGTGGGGGAAAAATATCTGTTCTCGTCAGTTGGTAATAATGAAGAAGAATCTCATTCAAGTGGAAATGTTTTACACTGTGTCCTACACACCTAGTACATGGATGTTGACATttcaggaaaaacacacacacacacacactgatcctgTGTAGAGTTATTTTGTCTTGAATTCTTAATGACTTCCTGTTGCAGacatagtgcagtatagtgtatacATTTTTCCATATGCCATGTAGTGCAAATATAGGGAGCTAAATCCTAAATGGGTTGCTACTGGACACCTAAAGTAGAAAAATCTGGAAAGAAATGTATCCAGGGGTGGTGAGGTGTGGCACATTAACCTGTCAGGGGGCTTTGAATATGTCTAGAACCCTTAACCCTTGCagatttaagcttttttttttcttctagaaACGGGTGTATAGGAGGCATTATTTCACATGTTGGGAGCAAGGTGTTGAATCCCAAATGGTGCCTGTCTGAGCTATAGGCTATAGAGCATATGTAGAATATAAAGgtcattatttaatacataTCATGGGGCTCTTATGTACCAAATACCTCCCTACTgaactaattaaaataaaaagagtgaAATATTCAGGGTGTATATCAGGCAGATCATGAAAGGAATGGCTAAATACAGAGTAGGGAACAGACTTCAAAATACCTCACCATTAGATTAATGGTGCATTATGTAGGGTTTGGAGGCAGTACACGCTATATAATGCCTGGAgttgaaaccaaaataaatctcGATTGGACACCATACTCTAAATAGGGTATAAAAACATTCAATTTATACCATGTGTAGCACAGTTAACCTATATAGTGGAATAAGAAGTTCTAATGACTGTGTAATGGACATATAATTCTATGTAGGAAGTGAAGTCCATTATTTGTGAAGCCATTATTTCATTCCCTGCACTGCATATTGTGATACATAGGGTGTATGAGGAAGTTGAAGCCTGAATAAGTCCATATTCAACATACAGTTTGTTTACAGGGTGTAGAAGCCTACTCAAGTATTACTCTATATAGTGTGCTAATAAAAACAGCTGAGAGCTAAATCACAAATGACTTCCTACTGATTCCTCTGGGTATAGCTGACTCCCATTTTCAAGGAGAAGCCATGATATGCCTTGATTGAAATTGCCATAATGGCTATTATTACAACTGACTGTTAGGTTTGGTGGTTTCAGCTGTTTTCTGAGAGATCTTGGTTACTAGAGCCACAATTGTAGGCTAGTTCACTGTGGTGTAGTAAAATCCCTTGAGGTGATACTGGGAGGAGTTTCATCTTCCTGTATGCTAAATTATTAGTATGGTGATCTCAGAGTATTTGTGGTAAAACTCTTAGGGCAGAAACATCCTAAAACTTTTGTTCAGCCATTGGTACTGTGTAGGTTAGAGTTAGGAGTAGAGTAGGTTAGAGTTAAACCAACACATCAGTAACAATATCTGAGTAGCTAAAATAATGTGTTCATCTCTCTTTACACTCTAAataaaagggtactaaactgtactacTCCTTGTCGCTTTGGTGGTACCATTAATGGTACAACTTTTGTCATTTAGTAGGCTATGTATCTTTCCCCTAGTGtactttttaatctttactctaaaaaaaaaaaaaaagctaattatgGTCAATTTATGAaccttaaatatttttaaaggtatactatactttttatatgtataaaaatacatattgaaGGTATAAAAGATATGTCCTGGAGAGTACCATCACGGCAAAAAGCAAAGGTATGCCTACAGtttagagcatttttttttcttttttcagagaGTGTAAATGAACATAGCAAACAAACATATTCATTCAAGAAAAGTAAACCAAGCAGCACTCCCTGGACAACAGCTGAGGAATCAGAGGACTCAGTTCTGTAAAAACAGGCTAAAACATTGTCATCATGACGTGAAGTCCTATGACGTCATTCCGTAAAGATAGAAGTgccataaacaaaacaaaacaagacaaaaaaaaaaaaaaaaaaaaaagggggtccAGTATGGTCAGAAGTCTGTTAGGGGTGAGTAACTATATCAGTTGTAGATGCTAATACTGTTTGGTTAATTATTTTGTTGACAATTTCTTTCTGAAACacgatgaaaaataaaaagccgtAACGGACACTAATGAAAGCAGCTAGTTTAGCTAACAAAGTGGAGTGGAGCTGAACAGATGAGGACAAATACATTTCCTGAGGACAAAATACATTTCCAGGATTTCAAGCAGGTCCAATATATTCATGTTTACTTGACAATacgtaaataaaatacaatactcATTTATTCATAACAAGCCAAAGCGAATTCCCACAGCTAATCCTGTGAGCTAATGTGAGGTACAGAGCAAGTGGCCTCGCGCTGAGCGCGTGACACAAATGCTGACTAGAAATTGCTCAGTTACTTCATAACTAACACGATTTTAAGGCAAATATAGCCATAAAACATCTAACATGGccataaaacaacaacatggcTGTTATTTGTTTGGCTCCCTAAAGAAAATGGTACGTGACACACTGTTAACTTGCTCTTCTTAACTTAAAACTCTTCAGTCAGAGCGACTGTTTTTACTCCGCCATGGTTTCACACTTCACAAAGCTCTCGTGCGGTGCATAGAATTATGGGATTGAGCTGCTCGAGAGGGGCACGACGCTCCTTCAAACCCCAGACAGCACTCATTTACGGTCATCTTCGGTTTTTGgttgatatatttaaaaaaaaacaaaaaaaaaaacgttgaaTCATGCGTATCTAAATCTATCTGAAAGATATTAACACCCAAATAATAcctaaatacacaaatatatccAGATGACAAAACAATGTCTGAAGAATTTATGCTTTCGACAGCCAATATTGTTTATGCAATGCAAACTGGACAAAAAATGTGTTACCTAAACCATGTAAATGCTCATTAAAAATTTTGGAAGGTAACactgtgttttgttgtgcagTTTTGAGAAGCACGCGCCTTGGAGGAACAGGAGTATTCCAGGGTgtgggataataataataataataataataataataacaattttgtAAGATTTAAACTGGACATTTTGCTGTATATACtgcgattattattattatttattattattattattattataaccgAAATGTAGTTTGGTGCAATATAGGTTAATTTGTTATATCGCTTTCTATACAGCGAAATTTCCAGTGTTAAATTTTCAAAGTATTCATTTGGgtattaaaaaatgtgtcactGGGAATATTACTGTGAGTATGACTATTTTATAAATCTAATGAAACGTCTTATActcaatctatctatctgtccatgacaaaaaaaaaaaaaaaaaaaaaaaggaactgaaTGACTGGATAAATTAGATAATAACCATGTTATTTAACCATGACGATAAATCTAGGCCTATAATTAAACTAATCCGGTGCTGTGCTTcttggtagttttttttttaattccgaCTTACAGGCAGACTTGTGGAGCTCATCGGCGCGTGCAGGGTCGCATTAAATCACCGAGTAAAGCAGTACAGGGACTTTAAATCACCTTAACAACACTTtcacagaaaacagaaatgtgcAGGACACACACGCAGgaccataaaacataaaaataaagcatgagCCCTGTGATGGCGCATTCAtcaacctgacacacacacgcacacacacacacacacacacacatgctaactCTCATAGCCAGATAGGCTAACAACATATACAACACATCTGGCTATGAGGAACAATGCGCAAATAaaactctatttatttattctttaaaaatgactCATTTGGCATTCCTGCTCTAGTCAAAGTTGAGCAAGTTTAAAGGGCTttaatgcttattattattatcattattattattattattattattattattatttataacattggGAATTAATAGTCTATAAAGGCTACAaaccttttttaaatcaaaaaatacaaataccaAGTGCAACTCGAGACATCTCAGAGCTATTGATTAGGCatggtgaatttaaaaaaaaaaaaaaaacctgggaaATTCAATCTGATGAAAATGTAAAAGCGTTTTTAATAAGGTAGTTAACGTTTATTCTGCGTCACTGTTTCGTCTGTTTTCTCTTCACATGAATCTAGTGCACTTAAACACAAATGTGACGACACCCAACATCTCAGCTGTCACTTAAACGCCTTTAATATAATAAACCTTTCTACTCAAACAATGACAAAgtgtacaaaacacacacacacacacacacacacacacacacactgctttatatgtgtgttttaatgttcGCTGTCCTTTTATCAGTCTGTAAACAGCAACAACGTTTTACACTAATACTAAAGTCTGCAGCCGTGACCACACACACTGGTGTTTTGTTTGCGCAGGAATTAGATGATGGACCGGAAGTGCTGGAGTCTTACCGTTTTCACCTacacatctctctgtctctgtgtgcaaGAGACGCGTTACTGCTCTCCAGCACGCTTTgaacggggaaaaaaaaacggaaACGCGTAACTTCCCATATACAttcaggaaaaaatacaaataataacaataataataataataccaaaaagtatcacattaataatataataaagtgaTGTCATTAGTCTTTAGGTATGTTTCAGCTTAAAACAGTTGAACGCAGTGTCTTATCGTCTCTCCCtccttttttgtatttgttggGAGCttaaaatccaaacaaacaaaaaaacaaacagacaaacatacaaaaaaatacacttctcttcttcctttttctttcccccCCCGTGCCTGCATCACTGGTTCCCGGCGCACGCGGACGCGGACAGGGTCCAGGCGGGCGCACAGTACGCGTGCGGGTGATAGTAGTAACAGTATGATGAAggggaggaagaagaagaagatggcgGCTGGAGCGCGAGAAGCGGCGGAGggcgcagcagcagcagctctccGGGAGAGTACTGCCTGCGGTCGTCGCGCACGAGCACTTTCACGGCCACGCGCTTGGCGGCGGGCAGGAGCAGGTCGGCGGCGGCGGCGGATGCGGCGCTGCTCGCGGCCATCTGGCGCCTCTTGGTCTTGTAGCGGCGGTTCTGGAACCAGATCTTCACCTGCGTCTCCGTCAGCTTCAGCGACGCCGCCAGGTCCGCGCGCTCCGGTCCGCTCAGGTAGCGCTGGTGGCTGAAGCGGCGCTCGAGCTCGAACACCTGCGCGTGAGAGAAAGCTGCGCGAGAGCGTTTCTTGCGCTGCTTTCCGCCGGGCTGCTCTGAGACCTTCTCCTCCGCGTTATTACAGTCTGCaccaaaaacaggaaaataaatataaccaGTGCTTCAAAGTGGTTTATTAATAATTGCATTTTAAACCTCATTTGATCTCACCCCCTCCCACCCCACTGTATACCCACATGTATGCCTTTATCATAAAAATACAAGAATTTAGTTTTAGAAGGAACCTTTTTAGAGTTCTTACTTAAATCAGGAAGCATTCATTTTCACAACAATGTTCCTGGAGCCACTTTGAAAGGTTCCACTGCTGAGACACCCCGAGAACCCTTAAAATATTTTCCAGGAACCATTTTTGACTTTTACAAGTATCATTGAACAAGGctttgtaaatctgtaaatctttccattttaaaaaattatttacatttacattttaaccaGAACGTCGAAAACATTTTGGTCTGCTCtaactgtttctctctcttacatTCCCAAGTGCCAAACaatatttactcattttcaaACACTGAGATCAGCTCAGCATCTGAATATCACTTAGCTTCATATTTAAAGGCGGGTCTGTTAAACTATAAATTAAATCTTGGTGGTCaaataactatttatttagTGCTTTTCTTTTGTGTGACTAATTGGACTTATATAAACACTAATACAACAGTTGCTGCGTATATATCCTACctcatgtaaataaataaatctgtgaacTAGTGCTACTGACTTGCAAAAAGGGGGAATTATCTAAAAGTAAACGAAGAACTGATAAAGTACGCGTACTGTTGCATACACTTAGACATTTAAGGAAAGTTTAAAActattttgtattaaaatacttgcttataaaatgaaatgcttATAAACTCTTCATTTGAATTTGTAGGGAGATTTATAGGGTAATATGAGTTAAAGTTCAAGAGTTAAAACCCAACCGCTGGATTTATTAAAGCAGCTCTTTTAGCATCTCGGTCTCGCGCAGCCCCAGTGAAAACATGGCCTTGTGCGCGAGGCACTTACCGGACACGCTGGCTAAGAGCTCGCAGTCGCTCAGTTCTCGTGCTTGCTCCGCAGCCGTGGACTCTCGGTCCGTCTCGTCCTGAAAGCTCTCATCCAGTGCACGCGAGTCACAGCCGTCCCGCTGCTCGCGCACCGAGCTGCTTTTCGCCTCGCGCTCATCGTCGAGGTGGTGGTGGTCGTGGTGGTGGTCCTCGCTGAGCCCAGAGTCTGAGTCGTAGCTCTTGTGGTGGTTCGCCGCCACGCGcgccctctccctctccctctgcccCCTATCCCTGTCTTCGCGgccgtcctcctcctcctcgtgcGTTCCTCCGAATATTTTCCAGCAAGC contains:
- the nkx3-2 gene encoding homeobox protein Nkx-3.2, coding for MAVRSSSLMPFSIQAILNRKGEEEEEEEEEEKDEEGRRRLKELDMCFSKSACWKIFGGTHEEEEDGREDRDRGQRERERARVAANHHKSYDSDSGLSEDHHHDHHHLDDEREAKSSSVREQRDGCDSRALDESFQDETDRESTAAEQARELSDCELLASVSDCNNAEEKVSEQPGGKQRKKRSRAAFSHAQVFELERRFSHQRYLSGPERADLAASLKLTETQVKIWFQNRRYKTKRRQMAASSAASAAAADLLLPAAKRVAVKVLVRDDRRQYSPGELLLLRPPPLLALQPPSSSSSSPSSYCYYYHPHAYCAPAWTLSASACAGNQ